GATGGCGAAGGAGCGATTTGAACGAACGAAGCCGCACGTGAATATTGGCACGATCGGCCATATCGATCATGGCAAGACCACGCTCACTGCTGCGATCACCAAGGTGCTTTCGCTGCAGGGCGGCGCCGACTTTTCCCCTTTCGATAGCATTGATAACGCTCCCGAAGAACGCGAGCGCGGTATCACGATCGCCATTGCTCACGTCGAGTACCAGACCGATAACCGGCATTACGCCCACGTCGACTGTCCCGGCCATGCCGACTACATCAAGAACATGATCACCGGCGCCGCCCAGATGGATGGCGCGATCCTCGTCGTCTCCGCTCCCGACGGCCCCATGCCCCAGACCCGCGAGCACGTCCTCTTGGCCCGCCAGGTCGAGGTCCCGGCGATGGTCGTCTATCTCAATAAGTGCGACATGCTCGACGATGAGGAACTCCTGGAACTCGTGGAGCTCGAGGTGCGGGAACTGCTCGATAAGTACGAATTCCCCGGCGACGATATCCCCATCATCCGCGGCAGCGCGCTGCAAGCTTTGGAAAGCGAGAGCGAGGATGCCAGCGATGAGGCGTATGCCTCCATCCTCGAACTCATGGCGGCCGTCGACGAGTACATCCCCACCCCTACCCGCGCTATCGACCAGCCCTTCTTGATGCCCATCGAAGACGTCTTCAACATCAAGGGCCGCGGTACCGTCGTCACCGGCCGCATCGAGCGCGGTCAGGTCAAAACCGGTGAGGAAATCGAAATCGTCGGCATCCAGCGCGATATCCAGACCTGCGTCGTCACCGGCGTCGAAATGTTCCGCAAGATCCTGGACTCCGGTGAGGCCGGCGACAACGTCGGCTGCCTCCTGCGCGGTATCGAAAAAGATAACGTCGAACGCGGCCAGGTCCTCGCCGCTCCCAAGTCCATTACCCCGCACACCCGCTTCGAGGCCGAGGTCTACGTCCTCGGTCGCGATGAGGGCGGCAGGCATACCCCCTTCTTCCCAGGCTATCGCCCCCAGTTCTACGTCCGTACCACCGACGTCACCGGCGCGATTGCCCTCCCCGAAGGCGTGGAAATGGTTATGCCAGGCGATAATATCACCATGACTATCCACCTCATCAACCCCGTCGCCCTCGAAGAAGGCGTCCGCTTCGCTATCCGCGAGGGCGGCCGTACCGTCGGCGCCGGCGTCGTTACCAACATCCTGGAGTAGCCATGGCGCAGCAAACCATCCGCATTCGACTCAAGGCTTTCGACCACAAGGTCCTCGATCAATCAGCGGGACAGATCGTGAGCGCGGCTCAGGGAACCGGCGCCAGAATTGCGGGGCCTATCCCTCTGCCAACCGAGATAAACAAGTTCACGGTCATCCGGTCCGCGTTCATTGACAAGGATTCACGCGAACAATTTGAAATACGCACGCATAAGCGTCTCATAGACGTGCTAGAGCCGAATGCAAAAACGATGGATGCCCTGCTGCGGTTAGAATTGCCGGCAGGTGTAGACATTGAAATGAAGTCAATGTAGAGGTTTGCTCGGTATGTCAATCGGTCTGATCGGTAAGAAAATTGGAATGACGCAAGTATTCGACAGCGAAGGCGCTGCGGTGCCGGTTACGGCGGTGCAAGCTGGCCCTTGTACGGTCGTGCAAGTCAAGACTGCTGCGGGAGCGGATGGCTACAGTGCCGTTCAGATCGGCTTTGGTGAGAGACTGAAGAAGATTTCACGCCCTGCCCGCGGCCACGTCGAAAAGCACCTGGGCGACGATGCGTCTGTCCCGCGCGATCTCCACGAGTTTCGGGTTGCAGACCCCAGCGCGTATGAAGCTGGGCAAACGCTCGATGTTGAACTGTTCGCCGAGGGTCAGACTGTGGACGTCTCCGGCGTTTCAAAGGGTAAAGGGTTCGCCGGCGTAATGCGCAGGCACAATTTCAGCGGGCAACAAAAGACGCACGGCCAGTCCGATCGTTGGCGCGCTCCAGGCGCCGTTGGGATGGGCACGACCCCGGGCCGGGTGTGGAAAGGCCAGAAGATGGCCGGGCGGATGGGGCAGGACCTCGTAACGGTACAGAACTTAGAGGTCATCAGAATTGTAGCGGATCAAGACATTTTGCTGATAAAGGGTGCGATTCCTGGTGGACCGGGTAGCCTCGTTACGGTTCGTCCGGCAGTGAAGTCTCCCGGAACCCCTCAAGCAAGCGAGTAAAACGCAGTGGACGTACAGATTCTCGATAATCAAGGTAAACCGGCCGGAGAGACGACACTCCCGGATGCAATCTTCGGGGTAGCGCCGCAGCAGGCCCTCGTGCATCAAGCGGTCGTCCGAGATGAGGCCGGGCAGCGGCTTGGCTCTGCTAGCACGAAGACCCGCAGCGAAGTGCGGGGAGGCGGCCGCAAGCCCTGGCGTCAAAAGCACACGGGCAGGGCTCGGCACGGCAGCCGGCGATCGCCGATCTGGCGCACAGGCGGCGTAACTTTTGGCCCGCACCCACGTGACTATCATCTTGCAATGCCGCGAAAGATGTGGCGCAAGGCAATGTTTTCTGCTCTGTCATCTAAAGCGCAACTCAACCGACTAATCGTAGTCGCTGAATTTCGGAATGAGAAGATAAGCACGAAAGACCAGGTTGCGTTCTTGGATGTGTTGCGCGTTGATTCCAGCGCTCTCTACGTGACGGAGGCGCCAACGGAAGAGCTCCTTCTCTCCATACGCAATGTGCCCGGCGTTGAAGTTGCAACGCCGAACACACTGAGCGTACGGGACGTGGTGGTATTTGACCACCTTATCTTCGATACCGATGCCGTCGCCGCGTGCGAAGTACTCTGGGGACAATCATGAAGACTGCTCAAGAGATTCTCATTAGGCCGCTCATTACCGAGAAGGGCACGTTGCTTGCGGACCAGAACAAATATCTCTTTGCCGTGGCACTCGATTCCACCAAGATCGACGTGCGCCGAGCGGTTGAACAGACATTTGACGTGACGGTGTTAGCCGTCAACGTCGTGAACGTTCCAGGTAAGGAGAAGCGGTTTGGCAGGCACCGTTACCGGACACCGCGTTGGCGTAAGGCGATTGTGACATTGCAGCAGGGTCAGACTATTGACCTCTTCAGCGGCGTCTAAGGGAGGATAGGCAATGCCAGTAAAATCATATAAGCCCACCTCCGCCGGCCGGCGCGGCATGACTGCGGTAGCAAACGATGACATCACCAAGACGAAACCGGAACGGCAACTTACGAAAGGCAAGAAGCAAAAGGCCGGACGCAATGTTTCCGGGAAGCTAACGGTTCGCCATCGCGGCGGCGGCCACAAGCGACGGTATAGAACAATCGACTTCAAACGTGATAAGATAGGGATTCCTGGCACTGTAAAGGCAATTGAATATGACCCGAATCGAAGCGCTCGAATTGCCTTGATCGCGTATCATGACGGAGAGAAGCGCTACATACTTGCCGCGGCCAGGATGAATGTCGGCGACACGATCGTAGCGGGGCCTGATGCGCCAATTCGTCCCGGTAACAGTCTGCCGCTGGGGAGCATTCCGGCAGGTACGGCAGTGTACAACGTGGAACTTCGAGCCGGTCGCGGGGGACAGCTTGCGCGCAGTGCCGGTTCGTCTGTACAGCTCATGACGAAAGAAAGCGATTTTGCCGTCATCAGAATGCCATCAGGAGAGATACGGCGCGTGCACTTGTCGTGCACGGCGACCGTCGGTCAGGCAAGCAATGTCGACCATATGAGTACCACTACCGGCAAGGCGGGACGGGCACGCTGGCGAGGTCGCCGTCCCACTGTTCGTGGTTCTGCCATGAACCCATCGGACCATCCTCACGGCGGCGGCGAGGGCAAAGCGCCCATCGGCATGCCGGGACCGAAGACTCCGTGGGGGAAACCTGCGCTTGGCCTGCGTACACGCAAGCGCAAGCCTTCGGACAAGTTTATTTTACGACGTCGAAGTTCACGCTAGAGGGAGTTTCGCAGTATGTCGCGGTCGCTAAAAAAAGGACCTTTTGTCGAGCCAAAACTGCTGAAACGGATTCAGACCATGAACGATAGCGGTCAAAAGCGCGTGCTGCGCACATGGTCGCGAGCGTCTACGATCTTTCCCGATATGGTCGGGCACACAATCGCCGTACATGACGGCAGACGGCACGTGCCGGTCTACATTACTGAGAACATGGTAGGACACAAATTGGGTGAATTTGCGCCGACCCGGCACTTTCGCGGCCATTCGCGCGAAGATCGGGCGACCCAAATTCGCTAGGAGCTGAGGACAGTACGGATGCAAGTACGAGCAACGGCAAAATATCTGCGCGTGTCGCCACGCAAAGCACGGCGCGTCGCCGCTACGGTGACTGGCAGGCCTGCTGGAGAAGCACTGGCGATCTTGCGTTTCTTGCCAAGTCCAACCGCGCGCACGCTCGCGAAGGTCGTGCGCTCCGCCGTCGCAAACGCGGAAAATACCCATAACTTGGATCCGTCTGGATTGACGGTTGCAAACGTACTCGTAGACAAGGGCCCGGCATTCAAGCGAATCGATCCAAAGTCACGAGGCCAATGGGGCCTCTTGAAGCGGCGCACAAGCCACGTAACCGTAATCGTGGAAAACGAGGAGAACGTGAGCAGTGGGGCGTAAAGTTCACCCAGTCGGATTCCGCTTGGGCTTCAACCGCACGTGGAGCAGCCGGTGGTATGCCGGTAAAGAGTATGCATCACTGGTCGAAGAGGATACCCGAATTCGCAAGATGGTCCTTGCGCAGTTCGACCAGCCACGTGCAGTCGCCACGAGCGGTAGGCGCTCGAGCATGGGAGCCGGTATTTCGCAGGTCGATATAGAGCGAGCCGGAACTACCATCAAGGTAGATATCCATACAGCGCGGCCAGGAATTGTCATTGGGCGCGGCGGGGCCGCTCAAGCGCAGTTACGCAAGGACCTGCGCGAGCTCACGGGCAAGAACGTTCGCACGAACATAATCGAAATAAGACAGCCGGAGACCAATGCATTCCTCGTAGCCCAGGCAGTAGCCGAACAGTTACAGCGGCGCGTTTCGCCCCGCCGAGCAATCAAAATGGCTGCCGATCGCGTGGTGCGATCCGGAGCAATCGGGGTAAAGCTAATGGTTGGCGGTCGCCTTGGCGGCGCTGAAATGTCACGGAGCGAAAAGGAAATTCGGGGAACGGTGCCGCTGCAGACGCTGCGAGCCAACATTGACTACGGCTTTACGCAAGCTGCAACAACCTACGGAATTCTGGGTGTGAAGGTGTGGATCTATACTGGGGACCTAACTCCAGAGGAATTCTATGCTCGGCAGGAAGCAGCCACACCGGAAGAGACCCCATCGCCGCCGCCCCGACGACGACGACGGCGCCCGCGGCGCGTTTCGGACCGCTCTTCGGACAGAGGCGGCGATCAGGGTAACCGACAGCGGCGCTCTCCAAATGACCGGAATGCCAGTGCTAATGGAGCGAGCGAGTAAAGCCAACCATGTTGATGCCTAAACGAACAAAACACCGAAAAATGCATCGCGGTCACCGCCGCGGCAAGGCATTTCGAGGATCCACGCTCGCTTTTGGCGATTTCGCTCTTCAGGCGCTTGAAGGAGGCTGGGTTGACAATCGTCAAATCGAAGCAGCGCGACGTGCGGTTACGCACCATATCCGCCGCGGCGGGCAAATGTGGATTCGCATATTCCCCGACAAGGGACTGAGCAAGAAGCCGGTTGAGGTACGAATGGGGGGCGGCAAAGGACCGCCGGAAGAGTGGGTAGCTATTGTAAAGCCCGGCCGCATTCTCTTTGAACTCACCGGAGTGCCGGAAGATGTAGCACAGGAAGCCATGTTGCGGGCCGCGCATAAGCTGTCCGTGAAGACGCGCTTCATATCACGGGAAACCCCAGAGATCATATAGTAGGAAACGAGAACGTTACGGATGACGAAACCAGCAGAATTGCGCGCACTGAGTGCGGAAGACCTGCAAGAGCGGCTGGAAGAGGCACAAGAAGAACTCTTCAGCTTGCGCTCGCAGCAGGCGACCGTGCAAATGGAAAACCCAGCTCGATTTGGCATCCTATTTAGCGAAATTGCGCGCATTAAGACTATCTTGCATGAGAAAGCGCTCGGCATCACCAGCTAATTGAGAGCAGAGATAAAGAAATGACAGAAGCGTCGAAATCAACCGGTCGCCGGAAACAACGCAAAGGGATCGTCGTCAGCGACAAGATGGACAAGTCCGTCGTCGTCGCAGTGATGCGCGTGCGCCGACATCCGTTGTATAAGAAGACCGTGCGCAGTACCAAGAAGTACCACGCGCACAGTCCTCAGAATGATGTCCACATTGGTGATCGCGTGCTCATCGAGGAAACACGACCTCTCTCTAAACGTAAGCACTGGCGGGTAGTAGAAGTGCTCGATAGAGGCGAGCAGGTGCCGTTGGCGGAGCCTGCAGACGTTCTCGCAGAGGCAGTGAAATGATCCGAACAACATCAAGGCTTCGAGTGGCCGACAACTCCGGCGCCCGCGAGATTATGTGTATCCGCGTCTTGGGCGGTTCGCGGCGCAAATATGGCGGCATTGGGAGTATTGTCGTGGCTTCCGTGAAGGAAGCAGTGCCCCTCAGCCAAGTGCGCGAAGGCGAAGTTGTGCGCGCGCTCATTGTGCGTACGGCAAAGGAGTATCGGCGTACCGATGGATCGAGCATTCGGTTTGACGACAATGCCGCCGTGCTCTTGGGCCCCCAAAACATGCCCCGGGGCACGCGTATCTTTGGGCCCGTCGCCAGAGAATTGCGAGAGATGGGCTTCATGCGCATCATCTCCCAAGCGCCGGAGGTCCTCTAGATCATGCAGCGAATTCACTCTGGCGATCAGGTGGAAGTTACCGCCGGCAAGGACCGCGGCAAGCGAGGCCGCGTGATGCGGGTAATCAATGCGGACCATGCCGTTGTGGTAGAGGGCGTCAATATCGTCAAACGCCACCAGCGGCCGATGCCGCCAATGCAACCGGGAGGCATCATCGAGATGCCGGCTCCATTGGCAGAATCGAATTTGATGGTTGTGTGCCCGCATTGCGACCAGGCAACGCGCGTTGGCTATCGCATCCTCGACGACGGCAGCAAGGGGCGCTTGTGTAAGCATTGCCAAGAGATCATTGGCCAAGAGTAAGGACTATCCATGTCGGAAAAAGCGCAGATGCAGCAGCTTTACGAAGGTGAAGTGCGACCGGCAATGGTCAAAGAGTTCGACTATGACTGCATTATGCAGGTGCCGAAGATTACTAAGGTAGTGATTAACATTGGGCTCGGTGAAGCCTTGCTGGATGCCCGCGCTTTGGATAGTGCCGTAGGGGATCTTACGACGATAGCCGGCCAAAAGCCCATTGTGACGCGGTCGAAGAAGAGCATTGCCAACTTTAAGCTGCGGGAAGACCAAGCAATTGGCGCGAAAGTTACCTTACGCCGTACCAGGATGTACCACTTTCTCGAGAAGCTCTTCAATATCGTCTTTCCGCGAATCCGCGACTTTCGAGGAGTGTCGCCCAACGCATTCGACGGCCGGGGCAACTACTCAGTTGGCCTCCGCGAACAGCTTGTGTTCCCGGAGATTGACTACGACAAAGTCGACCGTGTCCGCGGGTTGGAAATAACCATTGTCACATCAGCGCAGACCGACGAGGAATCTCGCTTCCTACTAGGGGCACTCGGCATGCCGCTAGCCCAGGAAGCCAGCCAATTAGCGAGCTAGGAGACGCAGTCCCGTGGCGAAGCAGTCCAAAATAGCCAAGTGGCGTAAACAGCGAATGTTGCTGGAACAAGGCCGTATGAAATATCCAGTGAAATTTCGGAACCGCTGCTATCAGTGCGGTCGTCCTCGAGCCTTCATGCGCAAGTTCGGGCTCTGCCGTATCTGCTTCCGGGGAGCAGCGCTACAGGGCTTGCTGCCTGGTGTCACGAAGTCAAGCTGGTAATACACAGGCGAGAGAAACCTTACCATGACCATGACCGATCCCATTGCCGACATGCTTACGCGGATCCGCAACGCCATACAGGCGCGGCATACCCACGTTACTATTCCGGCATCCAAGATGAAGTCTGCAATCCTTGCCATCCTTGAAAAAGAAGGGTATATAGGTCAGTTTGAGGTTGTGGACCAACAGCATCCACAGGCCATGCTCAAGGTGAGTCTCAAGTATACTGACGAACGTGCGCCCGTGTTGCTTGGGTTGCGGCGGGTAAGCAAGCCCGGTCTTCGCGTATACGCAAGTAAGGATGAAATCCCACGTGTGATGGGCGGCATCGGCACCGTAATTCTATCGACTTCCTCAGGCGTAATGACCGGGCGGGAGGCCTGGCAGCGCAAAATTGGCGGGGAAGTCCTCTGTTACGTCTGGTAAGGTAGGACTCAATGTCTCGTGTTGGCCAACAACCAATCCCTATCCCAAGCGGCGTAGACGTCAACGTGCGTGCGTCCGACGTCCACGTAAAGGGACCTAAAGGCGAATTGCAGCTAGAGGCTGCGCCATCGATCAACGTGAAGGTTGACAATGGCTCGGTTCTTGTCGAACGATCGACGGAAAGCCGCGAAGTGCGCGCGCTGCACGGCCTGGTTCGCGCGCTCATTGCGAATATGGTGCAAGGTGTCACGCAGGGTTATCGAAAGACGCTTGAGTTGCACGGCACCGGCTATCGCGCCCAACTTGCGGGCCGCAAGCTAGTAATGCAACTCGGCCATTCACACCCAGATGAGTACTCGCCGCCGCAAGGTATAAGCCTTGAGGTCGAAAACCCTACCACAATACACATTGAAGGCATTGACAAGAATCTGGTCGGGCAGGTTGCAGCGAATATCCGCGCTGCGCGGCCCGTGGAAGTCTACCTCGGTAAAGGCATTCGCTATCGCGGTGAGTACGTGCGCCGCAAAGCCGGTAAGGCCGGCAAGGTGGGCGCTGGCGAATAACGGCAGCCAAACTGGGGCGGCTGAGAGCATGCGGTACGTTTTGCAAGAACATTTGACTAGGAATTCGCTATGCGGTTGATGCGAGGAAGAAAATCACTGGGCGCGCGGGCGCGACGGCAGCGCAGGATTCGCGCCAAGATAAGCGGTGTGGCAAATCGCCCGCGTCTAAATGTCTTTCGCAGTAACCAGCACATCTATGCCCAGGTGATCGACGATACTTCCCATCACACGCTTGTGGCGGCTTCCACGCTTGATCCCGCGGTGCGCGAGGCGCTTGAAGCGAAACAGGCCAAACGAGCGCAGGCCGCTGAGGTCGGCCGTGTGGTGGCTGAACGAGCACGGGACCAAGGCATAGAAACGGTAGTCTTCGATCGTGGAGGATATCGTTACCATGGCCGGGTACGTGCCCTTGCGGAAGCGGCCCGAGAAGCAGGACTAAAGTTCTAATTGAGCGAGGCAAGGAATACTATGCCAGAGAGCGTTTCCATCGATGCAGCGTCGTTGAATCTTGAAGAACGTCTCGTGAACGTCAACCGGGTCGCAAAGGTTGTGCGTGGCGGACGTACCTTTAGCTTTAACGCCGTGGTCGTGGTTGGCGACGGCGCCGGGCACGTTGGAATCGGCATTGGCAAGGCACGTGAAGTAGCGGAAGCAATCCGCAAAGGTGGAGAGAAAGCACGCAAAGCGCTCGTCCGCGTGCCGCTTGCAGGTACCACCATCCCCCATGACATCACCGCGAAATTCGGTGCCTCACGAGTCATGCTCAAGCCTGCCGCGCCGGGTACCGGCGTGATTGCCGGCGGACCGGTGCGCGCTGTCGTTGAGTCGGCAGGCGTGCATGACATCCTTACCAAGTCGCTCGGTTCCAACAATGCAATCAATGTAGTGAAGGCAACGATGACGGCGCTTGAGCAACTGCAGAGTCCGGATCAGGCATACTCACGGCTTGGCAGGCTCAGGACCCCCCGACGGCGGCCGGCAGAAGAGGATACTATTTCCGCCCCCGCAGCCGTCGCCGTGGAACAAGCCGAAGAAGGGGACCAAGATAATGGCGGCTAAGCCGACTTCGTCGAAGACGCTGCTCGTCACGTTGCGTAAGAGCCCCATCGGGTTTTCGAAGGACCAGAAGCAGACGGTAGCGGCCCTGGGGCTAACAAAACGAGAACAAACGGTTGAGCATAACGAGACACCGGCCGTGCGCGGGATGATCAGGAAAGTCGCTCATCTCGTAGACGTCGAGGAAGCCTCGTAGATGTCGAGGAAGCCTCGTAGTCGTCGAGGAAACTGCGTAGAACTCTAATCGAATAGAACAGGACCAGACTCGCATGGAAAAACATGCGCTCCGCTCTCCAGCCGGCGCAAATCAACGGCGCAAGCGCGTCGCGCGCGGTCATGGCGGACGCGGACACAAAACCGCCGGGCGCGGCACTAAGGGTCAGAAGTCGCGTTCCCATGCCGGGATCCCCGCGTGGTTCGAAGGCGGCCAGACGCCGTTTGTCAGGCGCTTGCCCCATCGTCGCGGGTTCAGCAATGCGCGTTTCCGCGTCGTTTATCAACCAGTCAATGTCGGCGACCTCGCACGTGCCTTCGCGGCCGGAGCTACCATTTCTCCCGCAGATATGGTGGCGCAAGGCCTTGCCCGTTCCACGCAAGTCAAGGTACTTGGCGACGGCGAGATAACCCATCAACTTACCGTGCAGGCCCCCAAATTTTCCCAGGCTGCACGCGCTAAGATTGAGGCAGCTGGCGGCTCTGTAACGGAAGGGTAGCGCCGCATGGCTGTATCAACCCCTTCACAAAAATCTCCGTCCCTGATTCAAGCTGCCTACAACGCATTCAAGCTTCCCGATATTCGGCGCAAGCTGCTGTTTACGTTGGGCCTGCTCACCGTCTTTCGCTTCGCCGCGCACATCCCCGTGCCAGGTGTCGATCGACAGGCCCTAAGGGAACTTTTCCAGCAGCAACAGTTCCTTGGTCTGCTCGACATGTTTTCCGGAGGAGCCCTGGCGAACTTTTCCATCGTGGCAATGGGCGTGTACCCGTACATTACCGCGACCATCATCATGCAGCTCATGACTCCGGTTATTCCCCAACTCCAGGCTCTTTCGCGGGAAGGGGGTGAAAGCGGCCGCGCCCGCATGAATCAATACATGCGCATAGGAACCGTGCCGCTGGCCGTGCTTTCCGCATTCGGACAGGCGACGATTTTTACCCAAATGGGCGTCATCCGCGGCTTCAATCTCTTCAACGGCCCGACATTTCTCAGCAGCCTCGCCCTCATCATCAGCATGACCGCAGGAACCATGTTTCTCGTTTGGCTGGGCGAACTCATTACGGAGAATGGCATCGGTCAAGGCATTTCGCTCATTATCTTTGCCGGCATTGTTGCACGGTTACCCACCACCATTGGACAAGCCATATTCGGCCAGACCGGCGGCACTGCGACA
The nucleotide sequence above comes from Chloroflexota bacterium. Encoded proteins:
- the rplO gene encoding 50S ribosomal protein L15, whose product is MEKHALRSPAGANQRRKRVARGHGGRGHKTAGRGTKGQKSRSHAGIPAWFEGGQTPFVRRLPHRRGFSNARFRVVYQPVNVGDLARAFAAGATISPADMVAQGLARSTQVKVLGDGEITHQLTVQAPKFSQAARAKIEAAGGSVTEG
- the secY gene encoding preprotein translocase subunit SecY, with product MAVSTPSQKSPSLIQAAYNAFKLPDIRRKLLFTLGLLTVFRFAAHIPVPGVDRQALRELFQQQQFLGLLDMFSGGALANFSIVAMGVYPYITATIIMQLMTPVIPQLQALSREGGESGRARMNQYMRIGTVPLAVLSAFGQATIFTQMGVIRGFNLFNGPTFLSSLALIISMTAGTMFLVWLGELITENGIGQGISLIIFAGIVARLPTTIGQAIFGQTGGTATLSLFIIGALAILIVVGIVVMYEAQRRIPVHYAKRMHGRRQYGGQTTHIPLKINSAGMIPLIFAISFLIFPSTVASYFQAANAGWVRSVASFVIRAFDPQAPLYWTLYFILVVAFTFFYTAIIFQQQNIPEVLQKNGGFIPGIRPGRPTAQYLNSVIFRITLAGAFFLGLIAVSPFLIQGLTGVQALILSSTGMLIVVGVVQDTMKNLEAQLLMRQYEGFLR